In Synechococcus sp. KORDI-52, one genomic interval encodes:
- a CDS encoding phycocyanobilin:ferredoxin oxidoreductase translates to MQPKPLAKPPGQHPLVQALAASIRSAWAGLPGLEILPCDEDLRFIQGQLDGEGLSIGNELFRCIGLRKLHLEVARLGNGLQILHSVWFPDPHYNLPIFGADIVAGPAGISAAIVDLSPTSDALPEQLMQRLEAKPWPAFRQVRDLPAWGSAIFSTKVCFIRPDGADEEAAFQELVSHYLQVMATSVIEATPEPSTALTTVRRYEGQLNYCLQQKRNDKTRRVLEKAFDSAWADRYIDMLLFDNPPAL, encoded by the coding sequence ATGCAGCCCAAGCCACTGGCGAAACCGCCAGGACAGCATCCCCTCGTGCAGGCCTTGGCGGCGTCGATCCGTAGTGCCTGGGCGGGGTTGCCCGGATTGGAGATCCTCCCTTGCGATGAGGATCTGCGCTTCATCCAGGGGCAACTCGATGGTGAAGGCCTGTCGATCGGCAACGAACTTTTTCGCTGCATCGGTCTTCGCAAGCTGCATTTGGAGGTTGCGCGACTCGGCAACGGCCTGCAAATCCTCCACAGCGTCTGGTTCCCCGATCCCCACTACAACCTGCCGATTTTCGGAGCCGACATCGTGGCCGGCCCTGCAGGCATCTCTGCGGCGATCGTCGATCTGTCCCCCACCTCCGATGCTCTGCCGGAGCAGTTGATGCAGCGGCTTGAGGCCAAGCCATGGCCAGCGTTCCGTCAGGTTCGGGATTTGCCGGCCTGGGGGTCAGCCATCTTTTCGACCAAGGTGTGCTTCATCCGCCCCGATGGTGCTGACGAGGAAGCGGCTTTCCAGGAGCTCGTGAGCCATTACTTGCAGGTGATGGCCACCAGCGTGATCGAGGCGACTCCCGAACCATCAACTGCTCTCACTACAGTCCGCCGATACGAGGGTCAGTTGAACTATTGCCTTCAGCAGAAACGCAACGACAAAACCCGCCGCGTGCTCGAGAAAGCCTTCGATTCGGCCTGGGCCGATCGTTACATCGACATGCTGCTCTTCGACAATCCACCGGCACTGTGA
- a CDS encoding pitrilysin family protein, producing the protein MELCHAVLNLPFSGPPLDHWTLPNGVRCVTADMPDAPLTCLDLWCRAGSASERPGEEGMAHFLEHMVFKGSERLAAGAFDEAIEALGGSSNAATGFDDVHFHVLTPPDRAREALDLLLELVLQPSLEPDGFHTERGVVLEEIAQYADQPNEQVLQLLLSKGCDPHPYGRPILGTPSSLKAMTPEAMRAFHQRQYRGSNCCLAIAGPPSTALRSALESSALAGLLDAPYPSSASSPLSMRPGRESVVVDRLESARLLMLWEAPQAEDQAGVMAADLATTLLGEGRRSRLVNRLREELQIVESVSMDLSVLEQGSLITLEVICPDEHLEAVEEEVNRQLRAMAHELVSDQELKRGQQLVSNGLRYALESTGQVSGLSASQTLWNRKQDLLHPLNFLPPWTAERLRSDLFPRLQPEQAFVLVAQARQENG; encoded by the coding sequence ATGGAACTTTGCCACGCAGTTCTGAACCTTCCGTTCTCCGGTCCCCCACTCGACCATTGGACCCTCCCCAACGGAGTGCGCTGCGTGACGGCCGACATGCCGGATGCACCCCTGACCTGTCTCGATCTCTGGTGCCGTGCCGGCAGTGCCAGTGAGCGGCCAGGGGAAGAGGGAATGGCCCATTTCCTGGAACACATGGTGTTCAAGGGAAGTGAGCGGCTGGCCGCAGGGGCGTTCGACGAGGCCATCGAAGCTCTGGGGGGCAGCAGCAATGCCGCCACTGGCTTTGATGACGTTCACTTCCACGTGCTGACACCACCGGATCGAGCCCGCGAAGCGTTGGATTTGCTGTTGGAACTGGTGTTACAGCCAAGCCTCGAGCCTGACGGGTTCCACACAGAACGGGGGGTGGTGCTTGAAGAGATCGCTCAATACGCCGATCAACCGAATGAGCAGGTGCTGCAACTGCTGTTGAGCAAGGGCTGTGATCCGCACCCCTACGGCCGACCCATCCTGGGGACACCGAGCAGCCTGAAGGCCATGACACCAGAGGCCATGCGGGCGTTTCATCAGCGGCAGTACCGCGGTTCCAACTGCTGCCTGGCGATAGCCGGCCCGCCATCCACTGCGCTGCGCAGTGCTCTGGAGTCCTCGGCTCTGGCGGGCCTCCTGGATGCCCCTTATCCGTCATCAGCGTCATCCCCCCTGAGCATGCGTCCTGGACGAGAGAGCGTTGTTGTGGACCGGCTCGAATCCGCCCGACTGCTCATGCTCTGGGAAGCACCCCAGGCCGAGGATCAGGCAGGCGTGATGGCAGCTGATCTCGCCACCACGCTGCTGGGGGAAGGACGACGCAGCCGTCTCGTGAACCGCTTGAGGGAGGAACTGCAGATCGTAGAGAGTGTGTCGATGGACCTCTCGGTTCTGGAGCAGGGAAGCCTGATCACGCTGGAGGTGATCTGCCCGGACGAGCATCTGGAGGCTGTGGAAGAGGAGGTGAACCGGCAGCTGCGCGCCATGGCACATGAGCTCGTCAGCGATCAGGAGCTGAAACGGGGCCAGCAGCTGGTGAGCAACGGACTGCGCTATGCCTTGGAATCGACAGGTCAGGTGTCAGGACTCAGCGCCAGCCAGACCCTCTGGAACCGCAAACAGGATCTGTTGCACCCGCTTAATTTCCTTCCGCCATGGACGGCGGAGCGGCTGCGCTCTGACCTGTTCCCCAGGCTTCAACCCGAGCAGGCCTTTGTGCTGGTTGCCCAAGCCCGGCAGGAGAACGGATGA
- a CDS encoding pitrilysin family protein: protein MSNPELLIEQVTSPGILAAKLLLPFGSADDPCGSRGAHDLLASLLSRGCGQHDHVDLADLVEGCGAGLRCDAQEDALVLSLRCTVEDAEQLLPLLAQMVRYPQLKPDQVALERSLTIQALQRQREDPFHCASTGWRQLTYGNGGYGHDPMGIAEELDGLDRKALLPLAERLPKARSVLALAGSVPQHIVDTLQSLEDFRDWPEGGSTDPSGRRSYAEAVGPETIQLEPMDTEQVVLMLGQATLGHGHPDELALRLLQCHLGVGMSSLLFQRMREEHGVAYDVAAHFPALAGPAPFVLMASSVEERSDLALDLLLDIWDELREVPLTESALELARAKYIGQLAQGLQTCSQRAERRVQLKAQGLPEDHDQRCVNALGELTPSNVRDAAKRWLGEPRLSLCGTATALHQLERRWGRRAAA, encoded by the coding sequence ATGAGCAACCCCGAACTTCTGATCGAACAAGTCACCAGCCCTGGGATTCTGGCGGCGAAACTGCTGCTTCCTTTCGGTAGCGCCGACGACCCCTGCGGGAGCCGAGGGGCCCATGACCTGCTGGCATCCCTGCTGAGCCGGGGCTGCGGACAACACGACCACGTGGATCTGGCGGACCTTGTTGAGGGATGCGGCGCAGGTCTGCGCTGTGATGCCCAGGAGGACGCTCTGGTGCTGAGCCTGCGCTGCACAGTGGAAGACGCTGAGCAGCTCCTGCCCCTGTTGGCGCAAATGGTTCGTTACCCCCAGCTCAAGCCTGACCAGGTGGCCCTCGAACGTTCGCTCACGATTCAGGCCCTGCAGCGGCAGCGGGAAGACCCCTTCCATTGCGCCAGCACCGGATGGAGGCAGCTGACCTATGGAAACGGGGGCTACGGCCACGACCCGATGGGCATCGCGGAAGAGCTCGACGGTCTGGATCGAAAGGCGCTGTTGCCTCTCGCCGAACGGCTGCCAAAGGCCCGGAGCGTTCTCGCCCTGGCGGGAAGCGTCCCGCAGCACATCGTCGATACGTTGCAGTCGCTTGAGGACTTTCGCGACTGGCCAGAGGGGGGCAGCACAGATCCCTCCGGCCGCCGGTCTTACGCCGAAGCGGTGGGGCCCGAAACGATCCAGCTCGAACCGATGGACACCGAACAGGTGGTTCTGATGCTGGGGCAGGCGACGCTGGGGCATGGCCACCCGGATGAACTGGCGTTGCGTCTGCTGCAGTGCCATCTGGGGGTGGGCATGTCGAGCCTGCTGTTCCAGCGCATGCGGGAAGAGCATGGCGTGGCCTATGACGTGGCAGCGCACTTCCCTGCTCTGGCGGGGCCGGCGCCGTTTGTACTGATGGCCTCCAGCGTGGAGGAGCGCTCAGACCTCGCGCTAGACCTGCTGCTGGACATCTGGGACGAGCTGCGGGAGGTACCCCTCACTGAGTCCGCACTTGAGCTCGCACGGGCCAAGTACATCGGTCAGCTCGCCCAGGGGCTGCAGACCTGCTCCCAACGGGCAGAGCGACGGGTTCAGCTGAAGGCACAAGGGCTCCCTGAAGATCACGACCAGCGCTGCGTGAATGCCCTGGGGGAACTGACACCATCGAATGTGCGTGATGCAGCCAAACGCTGGCTCGGCGAACCGCGGCTCAGCCTGTGCGGGACCGCTACAGCACTGCATCAACTCGAACGGCGCTGGGGCCGCCGCGCCGCTGCTTAG
- the lspA gene encoding signal peptidase II, giving the protein MKGTLPRQQTLLMALVIVVVDQVSKGWASNALQGGDTLALLPQLLSLQLVHNTGAAFSVLQNSTALLGLLSLGVSIALILWIWRQRVLPFWQALAAAALLGGTLGNGIDRWRLGHVVDFLALEPIDFPIFNGADVAINLAVLCFAIDLWTRRGDTRRN; this is encoded by the coding sequence ATGAAAGGGACACTTCCGCGTCAACAGACGCTGCTGATGGCTCTGGTCATCGTTGTGGTGGACCAGGTGAGCAAAGGCTGGGCCTCGAATGCTTTGCAGGGGGGCGACACGCTTGCGCTGCTGCCCCAACTGCTCTCTCTGCAGTTGGTGCACAACACCGGAGCAGCCTTCAGCGTGCTGCAGAACTCAACAGCCCTGCTGGGACTGCTCAGCCTTGGGGTGAGCATCGCGTTGATCCTATGGATCTGGCGACAACGGGTGTTGCCGTTCTGGCAGGCCCTCGCAGCTGCTGCACTCCTGGGCGGCACCTTGGGCAATGGGATTGACCGTTGGCGCCTGGGCCACGTGGTGGATTTTCTGGCGCTCGAACCGATCGATTTCCCGATCTTCAACGGGGCGGATGTCGCCATCAATCTTGCTGTGCTCTGCTTCGCCATTGATCTCTGGACGCGCCGGGGTGACACCAGGCGCAACTGA
- a CDS encoding biotin transporter BioY: MRALASWCGALAGVLAIIIGGLLPAALFLPAPDPIVLPLPVTWQVPALLLCAMVSGPRAGVMAAVGYLTLGLFSLPVFHGGGGLSYVLEPGFGYLAGFVPAAWLTGRLAQQDGMDDLPRQSLCALGGLLVLQICGVLNLAIGAVLGRWTLGFLELLIQFSIGPLPAQMLLCIGAGVLSIVLRRLLIIEP, encoded by the coding sequence GTGAGGGCTCTCGCCTCCTGGTGTGGTGCCCTGGCGGGGGTTTTGGCCATCATCATCGGTGGTTTGTTGCCGGCAGCGTTGTTTCTGCCAGCGCCCGACCCCATCGTTCTCCCCCTGCCCGTGACATGGCAGGTGCCGGCACTCCTTCTGTGCGCCATGGTCAGCGGCCCGCGCGCCGGTGTGATGGCTGCGGTGGGGTACTTGACCCTTGGGCTGTTCAGCCTGCCGGTGTTCCATGGCGGTGGCGGGCTGAGCTATGTGCTTGAACCGGGTTTCGGCTATCTGGCGGGCTTCGTTCCCGCAGCCTGGCTCACCGGTCGACTGGCGCAGCAGGATGGCATGGATGACCTGCCCAGACAGTCGCTCTGTGCCCTTGGAGGACTGCTCGTTCTCCAGATCTGCGGGGTGCTGAATCTCGCCATTGGGGCGGTTCTGGGACGGTGGACGCTTGGCTTCCTGGAACTGCTGATCCAGTTTTCGATCGGTCCGCTACCGGCTCAGATGCTGCTCTGCATCGGTGCGGGAGTGCTTTCGATTGTGTTGCGACGGCTGTTGATCATCGAGCCATGA
- a CDS encoding allophycocyanin subunit beta produces the protein MRDAISGLIGRYDQLGRYFDRSAIDSINAYLDESTLRIQAVELINGSAAEIVREASQRLFRDEPDLLLPGGNAYTTRRLAACLRDMDYFLRYASYALVAGDSTILNERVLNGLDDTYKSLGVPTGPTVRSIVLLGDVVAEMLLANGAASDQLATVLQPFDHLAKGLGETNVRQR, from the coding sequence ATGCGCGATGCAATCAGCGGCCTGATCGGTCGTTACGACCAATTGGGTCGTTATTTCGATCGTTCGGCGATCGACAGCATCAATGCGTATCTGGATGAATCCACGCTGCGGATTCAGGCCGTTGAGCTGATCAACGGCTCCGCTGCCGAGATTGTGCGTGAGGCCAGCCAGCGCCTGTTCCGAGACGAGCCCGACCTTCTGCTTCCCGGTGGCAATGCGTACACGACACGCCGGCTCGCTGCCTGCCTGAGGGATATGGATTATTTCCTTCGATACGCCAGCTACGCCCTGGTGGCGGGCGACAGCACGATCCTGAACGAACGCGTGTTGAACGGTCTGGATGACACTTATAAGAGTCTTGGCGTCCCCACCGGTCCAACAGTCCGCAGCATCGTTCTTTTGGGAGACGTTGTTGCCGAGATGCTTCTGGCCAACGGTGCTGCGTCCGATCAGCTCGCCACCGTTCTTCAACCCTTTGATCACCTGGCCAAGGGACTTGGTGAAACCAACGTGCGCCAGCGTTGA
- a CDS encoding alanine--glyoxylate aminotransferase family protein has protein sequence MATTNSLLPVDDRHRKAFAPIATPDRLLLGPGPSNAHPTVLKALSRTPIGHLDPLYVELMGEVQELLRYAWQTDNRLTLPMSGTGSAAMEATLANTVEPGDTVLVAVKGYFGLRLADMAGRYRAEVKTIEKPWGDWFSLDELEAALIEHKPAILAMVHAETSTGVCQPMDGIGDLCRKHDCLLLLDTVTSLGGVPLYIDEWKVDLAYSCSQKGLSCPPGLGPFTMGPRAEAKMTARQGKVPNWYLDVSLLNQYWGSDRVYHHTAPVNMNFGMREALRLLAEEGLDQAWARHRRNAEMLWSGLESLGLSMHVPADRRLPTLTTVRIPEAVDGKAFSQHLLNNHGIEVGGGLGSLAGKIWRIGLMGYNSTPENVNRLLNLFETELPRFSGSVAAAA, from the coding sequence TTGGCGACGACGAACTCTCTTCTTCCTGTTGACGATCGTCACCGCAAAGCGTTTGCACCGATTGCCACACCGGACCGCCTCCTGCTTGGCCCCGGTCCCTCAAATGCCCATCCAACGGTTCTGAAGGCGCTGTCAAGGACCCCCATCGGTCACCTCGATCCGCTCTATGTGGAGTTGATGGGTGAGGTTCAGGAACTGTTGCGTTACGCCTGGCAGACCGACAACCGCCTCACGCTTCCGATGAGCGGCACCGGCAGTGCTGCCATGGAGGCAACTCTGGCCAACACCGTTGAGCCTGGCGATACCGTTCTGGTGGCGGTGAAGGGTTACTTCGGCCTGCGACTGGCGGACATGGCCGGCCGCTACCGCGCGGAGGTGAAAACCATCGAGAAGCCCTGGGGGGATTGGTTTTCCCTCGACGAGCTGGAAGCGGCTTTGATCGAGCACAAGCCTGCCATCCTGGCGATGGTTCATGCCGAAACCTCCACAGGTGTTTGTCAACCCATGGACGGCATTGGCGACCTCTGCCGGAAGCATGATTGCCTTCTGCTTCTCGATACCGTCACCTCTCTGGGTGGAGTTCCGCTGTACATCGATGAGTGGAAGGTTGATCTCGCTTACAGCTGCAGCCAGAAGGGTCTGAGCTGCCCTCCCGGTCTGGGACCCTTCACCATGGGACCCCGTGCCGAGGCCAAAATGACTGCTCGTCAGGGCAAGGTCCCCAACTGGTACCTGGATGTCTCCTTGCTGAACCAGTACTGGGGAAGCGACCGCGTCTATCACCACACTGCGCCGGTCAATATGAATTTCGGCATGCGAGAGGCCCTGCGTCTTCTTGCTGAAGAGGGTCTCGATCAGGCCTGGGCACGCCATCGCCGCAATGCGGAGATGCTCTGGAGTGGTCTGGAAAGTCTCGGCCTCTCGATGCATGTTCCGGCCGACCGGCGACTGCCCACCCTCACCACGGTGCGCATCCCTGAAGCTGTGGATGGCAAGGCCTTCAGCCAGCACCTGCTCAACAACCACGGCATCGAAGTTGGTGGCGGACTCGGCAGCCTGGCCGGCAAAATCTGGCGCATCGGTCTGATGGGGTACAACTCCACCCCTGAAAACGTGAACCGTCTTCTCAACCTGTTTGAGACTGAGCTGCCTCGCTTCAGCGGTTCCGTCGCCGCCGCTGCCTGA
- a CDS encoding nucleoside deaminase: protein MDVLLQRAEEVGLQGEVPVAAVILDGQGRAIGHGRNRRQNKRDPLGHAELVALQQAAIVQDDWRFNNCTLIVTLEPCPMCAGALVQARMGTVVFAATDPKRGGLGGSLDLSTHASAHHHMNVIQGVREAEARGQLERWFRQRRRRNR, encoded by the coding sequence ATGGACGTTCTGCTTCAGCGGGCCGAGGAGGTTGGTTTACAGGGAGAGGTTCCCGTCGCAGCAGTGATCCTTGATGGCCAGGGCAGGGCTATCGGCCATGGACGCAACCGGCGCCAGAACAAGAGGGATCCCCTCGGCCATGCCGAACTGGTGGCCCTTCAACAGGCAGCGATCGTTCAGGACGACTGGAGATTCAACAATTGCACCCTGATTGTCACCCTCGAACCCTGCCCCATGTGTGCGGGAGCCTTGGTGCAGGCCCGCATGGGAACCGTGGTTTTTGCGGCAACGGACCCCAAGCGCGGTGGCCTGGGGGGAAGCCTTGACCTCTCCACCCATGCCAGTGCTCATCACCACATGAACGTGATTCAAGGCGTCCGCGAAGCTGAAGCGAGGGGGCAGCTGGAACGGTGGTTCAGGCAGCGGCGGCGACGGAACCGCTGA
- a CDS encoding YcjF family protein: MKRQTRLLIGLAVAFVALVLIGVAVQTIRSLLWDLSYFLPPWLLTPVLLLGLVLVATVAVQVGWPMWKRLKSRPAQRQRQTSAAPRNRRDAATTSLGHVDRLIERIQDDISRRSLQSERDRVAEELKRGDLVVVVFGTGSSGKTSLIRALLNEMVGEVGAPMGVTKTSRAYRLRLKGLERGLQLVDTPGILEAGDEGLSREETARRRAVRADLLIVVVDGDLRASEYAVVTSLAGLGKRLLLVLNKRDLRGVDEEKRLLQVLRSRCQGELNPADVVACSASPQSIPQPGRRPLQPLPDVNDLLQRLAVVLHAEGEELIADNILLQCRSLDSRGRDLLNDQRSREAKRCIDRYSWMGAGIVAANPLPGVDLLSTAAVNAQMILEMAKIYGVEMSRDRAKDLALSLGQTLGKLGIVKGAMSLLGTSLSLSLPTLVLGQVLQGVVTAWLTRIAGSSFMRYFEQDQDWGDGGMQTVVQQVFELNQRELSLQRFLANAMRQVVEPLQTSAAGRLPPRPGPQQEGEASAPGRQER; this comes from the coding sequence ATGAAACGCCAAACCCGGTTGCTCATCGGTCTCGCCGTTGCCTTTGTGGCACTTGTGCTGATCGGCGTTGCCGTTCAGACCATCCGCAGTCTGCTGTGGGACCTGAGTTACTTCCTGCCACCCTGGTTGCTCACGCCGGTGCTGCTGCTGGGGCTCGTGCTGGTGGCCACCGTGGCGGTGCAGGTGGGTTGGCCGATGTGGAAACGCCTCAAATCGCGCCCAGCCCAACGCCAACGTCAAACCTCCGCCGCTCCACGGAACCGTCGGGATGCCGCGACCACCAGCCTCGGCCACGTGGATCGTCTGATCGAACGCATCCAGGACGACATCAGTCGCCGAAGCCTTCAGAGCGAACGTGACCGGGTTGCCGAGGAGCTGAAGCGAGGCGATCTGGTGGTTGTGGTGTTCGGCACTGGATCCAGCGGCAAAACATCGCTGATCCGCGCCCTGCTCAATGAAATGGTCGGCGAGGTGGGAGCGCCCATGGGCGTGACCAAAACCAGCCGCGCCTACCGCCTGCGTTTGAAAGGTCTGGAGCGTGGACTTCAGCTCGTGGACACCCCGGGAATCCTGGAAGCAGGAGACGAAGGCCTCAGCCGGGAGGAAACAGCCCGTCGTCGGGCGGTTCGCGCTGATCTGTTGATTGTGGTGGTGGACGGAGACCTCAGAGCCTCGGAATACGCCGTCGTGACGTCCCTCGCCGGGCTCGGCAAGCGGCTGCTCCTGGTGCTGAACAAGCGGGATTTACGCGGTGTTGACGAAGAGAAAAGACTCCTGCAGGTGCTTCGCTCCCGTTGCCAGGGAGAGCTCAACCCTGCTGATGTGGTGGCCTGCAGTGCCTCCCCTCAATCGATTCCTCAACCCGGGCGTCGTCCCCTGCAGCCGCTGCCTGACGTAAACGATCTGCTGCAGCGCCTCGCCGTTGTGCTGCACGCCGAGGGGGAGGAATTGATTGCCGACAACATCCTTCTGCAGTGCCGATCCCTGGACAGCCGTGGGCGCGACCTGTTGAACGACCAGCGATCCCGGGAAGCCAAACGCTGCATTGACCGCTACAGCTGGATGGGAGCGGGAATTGTCGCTGCCAACCCGCTGCCAGGGGTGGATTTGTTGAGCACCGCAGCGGTGAATGCCCAGATGATCCTGGAGATGGCCAAGATCTACGGGGTCGAGATGTCCCGTGATCGCGCCAAGGATCTGGCCCTGTCCCTTGGACAGACCCTGGGCAAGCTGGGCATTGTCAAAGGGGCCATGAGCTTGCTGGGCACCAGCCTGAGCCTGAGCTTGCCCACTTTGGTGCTGGGTCAGGTGCTCCAGGGGGTGGTGACCGCATGGCTCACCCGAATCGCCGGAAGCAGTTTCATGCGCTATTTCGAACAGGACCAGGACTGGGGTGACGGCGGCATGCAGACCGTGGTTCAACAGGTCTTTGAGCTCAACCAACGGGAACTCTCACTGCAGCGCTTTCTGGCAAACGCCATGCGGCAAGTGGTTGAACCGCTTCAGACGTCCGCGGCGGGACGCCTTCCCCCCCGCCCAGGGCCTCAGCAGGAGGGGGAAGCATCGGCCCCCGGGCGTCAAGAACGGTGA
- a CDS encoding pyridoxal-dependent decarboxylase: MQASSASQHPPDRLAPFAIPSAVDPVLIDFLHRSSDLLCSWIGSANRSSPVPVMRPLPDVAPGLEGASLESLLSDLQQVMDGAYQPSHPGALAHLDPPPLTASIAAELVCAGLNNNLLAEELSPGLTGLEHDLCRWFCHRIGLPEGSGGVLASGGTLSNLMALVAARAALGDTHRDPVLLCSQDAHVSINKAARVMGLADDALQTLPVASDGGLCLEALAERLRSLQAKGRPCLAVVATAGTTVRGAIDPLSALATLCRDTEVWLHVDAAIGGVFALSSSHASLMDGMERADSITLNPQKLLGITKASSLLLLRDRTHLRQAFSTGLPYMEEPKGMDHGGEIGLQGTRPAEILKLWLGLRQLGEAGIEATLSGALQRRAAFAAQLDLGEFTQLSGDLHLLTFHPKHGGTNAAGCWSEETRQMLLSHGYMLSRPFYGDRFCLKAVFGNPHTTAQHLSELSCLLNRSLAPI, translated from the coding sequence TTGCAAGCCAGTTCCGCGTCTCAGCATCCCCCGGATCGGCTTGCTCCGTTCGCCATCCCCTCGGCCGTAGACCCGGTGCTGATCGACTTTCTGCACCGCAGTTCAGATCTGCTCTGCAGTTGGATCGGATCCGCCAATCGTTCCAGCCCGGTGCCCGTCATGCGCCCCTTGCCGGACGTTGCCCCCGGCTTGGAGGGGGCCAGTTTGGAATCCCTTCTCAGTGACCTTCAGCAGGTGATGGACGGGGCTTACCAACCGTCCCATCCCGGTGCTCTGGCCCATCTCGATCCGCCCCCGCTTACAGCGTCCATTGCGGCGGAACTGGTTTGTGCGGGGTTGAACAACAACCTCCTGGCAGAGGAACTTTCGCCGGGTTTGACCGGCTTGGAACATGACCTCTGCCGCTGGTTCTGCCACAGAATTGGCTTGCCTGAGGGTTCCGGAGGGGTTCTGGCCAGCGGTGGAACCCTGAGCAATCTCATGGCCCTGGTGGCGGCACGGGCGGCCTTGGGGGATACGCATCGGGATCCTGTGCTGCTGTGCAGCCAAGACGCCCACGTCTCAATCAACAAGGCGGCACGGGTGATGGGGCTGGCGGATGATGCGCTTCAGACGCTTCCGGTGGCCTCAGACGGTGGCCTTTGCCTTGAGGCTTTGGCCGAGCGCTTGCGATCCCTTCAAGCCAAGGGGCGCCCTTGTCTGGCGGTGGTGGCCACGGCTGGTACGACGGTGCGCGGCGCCATTGATCCCCTCTCCGCCTTGGCAACCCTCTGCCGTGATACTGAGGTCTGGTTGCATGTGGATGCCGCCATCGGTGGTGTTTTCGCACTTAGTTCCAGCCATGCATCCCTGATGGACGGCATGGAACGGGCGGATTCGATCACGCTGAATCCCCAGAAATTGCTCGGCATCACCAAGGCGTCATCTCTGCTGTTGTTGCGGGATCGAACCCATCTCCGTCAGGCCTTCTCAACGGGACTGCCCTATATGGAGGAGCCCAAGGGAATGGATCACGGCGGGGAGATTGGCTTGCAGGGCACCCGACCTGCGGAGATCCTCAAGCTTTGGCTGGGCCTGCGTCAGTTGGGTGAGGCAGGCATCGAGGCGACGCTCAGCGGAGCCCTGCAACGTCGAGCTGCCTTTGCTGCCCAGTTGGACTTAGGGGAGTTCACGCAATTGTCGGGTGACCTTCACCTGCTGACGTTCCATCCCAAGCACGGGGGTACCAATGCTGCAGGTTGCTGGAGTGAGGAGACTCGACAGATGCTGCTGTCTCACGGTTACATGCTGTCGCGCCCCTTCTACGGCGACCGTTTCTGCCTCAAGGCGGTCTTTGGCAACCCCCACACCACGGCTCAGCATCTCAGCGAGTTGTCGTGTCTGCTGAATCGATCGCTGGCTCCAATCTGA
- a CDS encoding NAD(P)H dehydrogenase assembly family protein: MTVSIGDRLRLKQQLPYLKSADPMPMLRPPDLVAAGETGEVVALHPMETVAVRFRRGTFLISIDRLDPVDAAEAD, translated from the coding sequence ATGACGGTATCGATTGGTGATCGGCTGCGCCTGAAGCAGCAGCTTCCGTACCTCAAGTCGGCCGATCCGATGCCGATGCTACGTCCGCCTGATCTTGTGGCTGCGGGAGAAACGGGCGAGGTTGTAGCACTTCATCCGATGGAGACGGTTGCCGTTCGTTTTCGCCGCGGCACGTTCCTGATCTCCATCGACCGGCTGGATCCGGTGGATGCCGCTGAGGCGGACTAA